A region of Natribaculum luteum DNA encodes the following proteins:
- the epsC gene encoding serine O-acetyltransferase EpsC, with product MLNRLREDVRTAMKNDPAARHPLEVVLCYPGLHAIWFHRIAHAVWHSGHYIVARVLSHLSRFLTGIEIHPGAEIGRRFFVDHGNGVVIGETAEIGDDVMMYHGVTLGGDTMKREKRHPTVEDGATIGAGATVLGPITIGKEAKVGAGSVVLESVPPHCTAIGNPAELVGECEQTTGEWEEQLGEDD from the coding sequence ATGTTGAACCGGCTCAGAGAGGACGTCAGGACCGCGATGAAGAACGATCCCGCCGCACGGCATCCGCTCGAGGTCGTCCTGTGTTACCCGGGACTGCACGCGATCTGGTTCCACCGGATCGCCCACGCCGTCTGGCACAGCGGTCACTACATCGTCGCCCGCGTGCTCTCGCACCTCTCGCGGTTTCTCACGGGGATCGAGATCCACCCTGGCGCGGAGATCGGCCGCCGGTTCTTCGTCGACCACGGCAACGGCGTCGTCATCGGCGAGACCGCCGAGATCGGCGACGACGTGATGATGTACCACGGCGTGACCCTCGGTGGCGACACGATGAAACGCGAGAAACGCCACCCGACGGTCGAGGACGGTGCGACGATCGGAGCCGGCGCGACGGTCCTCGGCCCGATCACGATCGGGAAGGAGGCGAAAGTTGGCGCAGGTTCCGTCGTCCTCGAGTCGGTTCCACCCCACTGCACCGCGATCGGCAATCCGGCTGAACTCGTCGGTGAGTGCGAACAGACCACCGGCGAGTGGGAAGAACAGCTCGGCGAAGACGACTGA
- a CDS encoding helicase HerA domain-containing protein, which yields MSEQREIVVGETEDGHDVTLPVIEILTGRGFATGKSGSGKSNTASVVAEELLEAGYPLLVVDTDGEYYGLKEEYEMLHAGADEECDIQIGPEHAEQMASIALEENVPVILDVSGYLDEDVADELLRETARQLFVKEKKLKKPFLLVVEEVHEYIPEGGGVGETGKMLIKISKRGRKHGLGILGISQRPADVKKDFITQANWLVWHRLTWDNDTKVVGRIIDSEYAERVSELDDGQAYVQTDWTDVGVRKVQFRRKRTFDAGATPGLDDFERPELKSVSDALVGDLQEISERKQREESQIEQLEAELEKRDSRIEDLKDELASARDVSDAARQMAEALSEPETVQSQLPGSNEELRRLHDEVVSLEDERDELRAKLDERDDEIADLERQLADLESELADREERIETLEGELEWLRQSFREPESEPGERGANAESTEILQAGGDELEFGYTPVDDGSAADGKEGELVVADEQQSLEELLEMPGVRESVERAAADSRCSEATAREVIAVLVREGPLRTDAVAARVDRSAVAVQSLLSELRTEAILDRPDERTYAVGDDVLSALAIDDERA from the coding sequence GTGAGCGAGCAACGCGAGATCGTCGTCGGCGAGACGGAAGACGGCCACGACGTGACGCTGCCAGTCATCGAGATTCTCACCGGACGCGGCTTCGCGACCGGCAAGAGTGGGAGCGGAAAGTCGAACACTGCGTCCGTCGTCGCCGAGGAACTCCTCGAGGCCGGCTACCCCCTGCTCGTCGTCGACACCGACGGCGAGTACTACGGGTTAAAAGAGGAGTACGAGATGCTCCACGCGGGGGCCGACGAGGAGTGTGACATCCAGATCGGGCCCGAACACGCAGAGCAGATGGCCTCGATCGCCCTCGAGGAGAACGTCCCCGTGATCCTCGACGTCTCGGGCTACCTCGACGAGGACGTCGCGGACGAACTGCTGCGCGAGACGGCGCGACAGCTGTTCGTCAAGGAAAAGAAGCTCAAAAAGCCCTTCCTGCTCGTCGTCGAGGAGGTCCACGAGTACATTCCCGAGGGCGGCGGCGTCGGCGAGACGGGGAAGATGCTGATCAAGATCAGCAAGCGCGGGCGCAAACACGGCCTCGGCATCCTCGGGATCAGCCAGCGGCCCGCCGACGTCAAGAAAGATTTCATCACGCAGGCGAACTGGCTCGTCTGGCACCGGCTGACCTGGGACAACGACACGAAGGTCGTCGGCCGGATCATCGACTCCGAGTACGCAGAACGGGTCTCCGAACTCGACGACGGACAGGCGTACGTCCAGACCGACTGGACCGACGTCGGCGTCCGCAAGGTCCAGTTCCGTCGCAAACGCACCTTCGACGCCGGCGCGACGCCCGGTCTCGACGACTTCGAGCGGCCCGAACTCAAGTCCGTCTCGGACGCCCTCGTCGGCGACCTCCAGGAGATCAGTGAACGAAAACAGCGAGAAGAAAGCCAGATCGAGCAACTCGAGGCCGAACTCGAGAAACGCGACTCGCGTATCGAGGACCTGAAAGACGAACTCGCCTCGGCCCGGGACGTCTCCGACGCGGCCAGACAGATGGCCGAAGCGCTCAGTGAACCGGAGACGGTCCAGTCGCAACTGCCGGGCTCGAACGAGGAACTGCGACGGCTCCACGACGAGGTCGTCTCCCTCGAGGACGAACGGGACGAACTCCGGGCGAAACTGGACGAGCGCGACGACGAGATCGCCGATCTCGAGCGTCAACTCGCCGACCTCGAATCCGAACTCGCCGACCGCGAGGAGCGAATCGAGACGCTCGAGGGCGAACTCGAGTGGCTCCGACAGTCGTTCCGTGAACCCGAGAGCGAGCCTGGAGAGCGCGGAGCGAACGCGGAGTCGACCGAGATCCTGCAGGCCGGCGGCGACGAACTCGAGTTCGGCTACACGCCCGTCGACGACGGCTCGGCAGCGGACGGCAAGGAGGGCGAGCTGGTCGTCGCCGACGAGCAGCAGTCGCTCGAGGAGTTACTCGAGATGCCGGGGGTTCGCGAGTCCGTCGAACGGGCGGCGGCGGATTCGCGCTGTTCGGAGGCGACCGCACGGGAGGTGATCGCCGTGCTGGTACGCGAGGGGCCGTTGCGGACGGACGCGGTCGCCGCTCGCGTCGATCGGTCCGCAGTCGCCGTCCAGAGTCTGCTCTCGGAACTCCGGACCGAGGCGATCCTGGATCGCCCCGACGAGCGGACGTACGCGGTTGGCGACGACGTGCTGTCGGCGCTGGCGATCGACGACGAGCGAGCCTGA
- a CDS encoding winged helix-turn-helix transcriptional regulator, which produces MSDTDWQATWHSLRELLGSKWSFHVLRLLRGGSYGFNEMQRELDGLTAAVLSRRLKELECHGLVDRSVEATTPPTTTYRLTDSGQEVTRLLSELEDLVDVRDCERDEASPCRGVREDACVTVADCCD; this is translated from the coding sequence ATGAGCGACACCGACTGGCAGGCGACGTGGCACTCGCTCCGGGAACTTCTGGGTTCGAAGTGGTCGTTTCACGTCCTCAGACTGCTACGCGGCGGCAGCTACGGGTTCAACGAGATGCAACGGGAACTCGACGGCCTGACCGCCGCAGTGCTCTCCCGCCGGTTGAAAGAACTCGAGTGTCACGGACTCGTCGACCGGTCCGTCGAGGCGACGACGCCGCCGACGACGACCTACCGGCTGACCGACAGCGGGCAGGAGGTCACGCGGCTGCTCTCGGAACTGGAAGACCTCGTCGACGTGCGAGACTGCGAGCGCGACGAGGCGAGTCCGTGCCGGGGAGTGCGCGAGGACGCCTGCGTCACGGTCGCCGACTGCTGTGACTGA
- a CDS encoding DUF2703 domain-containing protein: MSALSVSDPNVTVEALSADEYAKRTLTVDFLYLDREVCSRCRGTEAALGDALERVAPLLADLGVDVAVRTVHVQSAADARRVGLEVSPTIRVDGRDLQPAYRESTCESCGDLCDCEGGVDCRIWTYDGREHTTPPVELLLEGLLRAAVGTATTQSEQSEADDRLPENLERFFAETSPDSADETDCGCGC; this comes from the coding sequence ATGTCAGCACTATCGGTCTCGGATCCGAACGTCACCGTCGAAGCGCTGTCGGCCGACGAGTACGCGAAGCGTACCCTCACGGTCGACTTCCTCTATCTCGACCGCGAGGTCTGTTCGCGCTGTCGGGGGACCGAGGCGGCACTCGGGGACGCGCTCGAGCGCGTCGCGCCCCTTCTGGCCGACCTCGGCGTCGACGTCGCCGTCCGAACGGTCCACGTCCAGAGCGCGGCGGACGCCCGGCGGGTCGGACTCGAGGTGTCGCCGACGATCCGCGTCGACGGGCGCGACCTGCAACCGGCCTATCGCGAGAGCACCTGCGAGTCGTGCGGCGATCTCTGTGACTGCGAGGGCGGTGTCGACTGTCGGATATGGACGTACGACGGCCGAGAGCACACGACGCCGCCGGTCGAACTGCTGCTCGAGGGGCTCCTCCGTGCTGCCGTCGGCACTGCGACGACGCAGTCGGAGCAGTCCGAGGCTGACGACCGACTCCCGGAGAACCTCGAGCGGTTCTTCGCGGAGACGTCGCCCGACTCGGCGGACGAAACCGACTGCGGGTGTGGGTGCTAG
- a CDS encoding universal stress protein — translation MYEDVLVATDGSDVATTAATQGIAIADAVGATVHVVSVVATRSDTDRSRHEAFVESVASDAADAGCPVESVVREGRPAREILAYADEEDVDLLAMGTHGRTGIRQTLLGSVALEVIRQARLPVLTVSADASDVPREIDDVLVATDGWSGSAAATGQALALADTFDARLHALYAVDVSPALDGVLESFEEHGKQTTMDVVDRARERGIEATRTVERGEPHETILAYADEEDVDLLVIGTESKSTIERLVIGSVSQRVVPNATTPVLTVRTLEE, via the coding sequence ATGTACGAAGACGTTCTGGTCGCCACCGACGGCAGCGACGTCGCAACGACTGCAGCGACACAGGGTATCGCAATCGCGGACGCCGTCGGCGCGACCGTTCACGTCGTCTCGGTCGTCGCCACTCGAAGCGACACGGACCGAAGTCGTCACGAGGCGTTCGTCGAATCGGTCGCGAGCGACGCCGCCGACGCCGGCTGCCCCGTCGAATCGGTCGTCCGGGAAGGCCGACCGGCGCGAGAGATCCTCGCCTACGCCGACGAGGAGGACGTCGACCTGCTCGCCATGGGGACCCACGGCCGAACGGGCATCCGACAGACCCTGCTCGGCAGCGTCGCACTCGAGGTGATCCGCCAGGCACGTCTGCCGGTGCTCACGGTCAGTGCGGACGCGAGCGACGTGCCCCGGGAGATCGACGACGTGCTCGTCGCGACCGACGGCTGGTCGGGGTCGGCCGCGGCGACCGGACAGGCACTCGCGCTCGCCGACACGTTCGACGCCCGGTTGCACGCCCTCTACGCGGTCGACGTGAGTCCAGCGCTGGACGGCGTCCTCGAGTCGTTCGAAGAACACGGCAAGCAGACGACGATGGACGTGGTCGATCGCGCCAGAGAGCGCGGGATCGAGGCCACGCGGACGGTCGAACGGGGCGAACCCCACGAGACGATCCTCGCCTACGCCGACGAGGAGGACGTCGACCTGCTCGTCATTGGCACCGAGAGCAAGTCCACCATAGAGCGGCTGGTGATCGGAAGCGTCTCCCAGCGCGTCGTTCCGAACGCCACGACGCCCGTGTTGACTGTCCGGACGCTCGAGGAGTAG
- a CDS encoding DEAD/DEAH box helicase yields the protein MTDERYSDSSDDSDERRNAESTDGDGPLSLSSFHDVCQREGRPVVTAGAVARALDVTHDEASDYLEELYERGEVERMSVSTDPVVWYPSELEDLTERERVVVFPKRREIVVDRPSQFTRAQLTQFAHHADTNGESGYRYVVRPEDVWQAPHDTFEALARTMRQALGQRSAALEEWVESQFDRARQFRLVTHPDGYTVLEARSPEVMGNVARQKLDEEHVHAPISETEDWVREGSEAAIKRILYEAGYPVRDERDLESGDDLPIDLRVRLRDYQQTWVDRFDEAGEGVFVGPPGSGKTVAAMGAMARVEGETLVLVPSRDLARQWEESLLEFTSLEADQIGQYHGGIKQVRPVTIATYQIAGMDRHRSLFDDREWGLLVFDEVHHVPSDVYSRSTRLQSRHRLGLSASPIREDDRQAEIFTLVGPPIGTDWEALFEAGFVAEPELEIRYVPWGDDEQRNAYASAEGREKYRIAASNRGKVDEVRYLLSAHPQSKALIFVDYLEQGRELSDALGVPFLSGETPHHERRRLLESFRRDERDLLVVSRVGDEGIDLPTADLAIVASGLGGSRRQGTQRAGRTMRPTGGALVYVLATRGTREEDFARRQLQHLGRKGMTVRERTVER from the coding sequence GTGACGGACGAGCGCTACTCTGACTCGAGTGACGATTCCGACGAGCGCCGCAACGCCGAGTCGACGGACGGGGACGGGCCGCTCTCGCTGTCGTCGTTCCACGACGTCTGCCAGCGGGAGGGCCGTCCCGTCGTCACCGCCGGTGCGGTCGCCCGCGCTCTCGACGTGACCCACGACGAGGCGAGCGACTACCTCGAGGAACTGTACGAGCGTGGTGAAGTCGAGCGGATGAGCGTCTCGACCGACCCCGTCGTCTGGTATCCGAGCGAACTCGAGGACCTCACCGAGCGCGAGCGCGTCGTCGTCTTCCCCAAGCGGCGCGAGATCGTCGTCGACCGGCCGAGTCAGTTCACCCGGGCCCAGCTCACCCAGTTTGCCCACCACGCGGACACGAACGGGGAGAGCGGCTACCGGTACGTCGTCAGACCGGAGGACGTCTGGCAGGCCCCACACGACACGTTCGAGGCGCTCGCGCGAACGATGCGACAGGCCCTCGGCCAGCGGTCGGCCGCCCTGGAGGAGTGGGTCGAGAGTCAGTTCGACCGTGCCCGTCAGTTCCGTCTCGTGACGCACCCGGACGGCTACACCGTTCTCGAGGCCCGCAGCCCGGAGGTGATGGGCAACGTCGCTCGCCAGAAACTCGACGAAGAACACGTCCACGCGCCGATCTCGGAGACCGAAGACTGGGTCCGCGAGGGCTCGGAGGCGGCGATCAAGCGGATCCTCTACGAGGCGGGCTACCCCGTCCGGGACGAGCGCGACCTCGAGTCCGGCGACGACCTCCCGATCGACCTTCGCGTGCGCCTGCGCGACTACCAGCAGACGTGGGTCGACAGGTTCGACGAGGCCGGCGAGGGCGTCTTCGTCGGCCCGCCGGGCAGCGGCAAGACGGTCGCCGCGATGGGCGCGATGGCCCGCGTCGAAGGCGAGACGCTCGTACTGGTACCCAGCCGCGACCTCGCCCGCCAGTGGGAGGAGAGTCTCCTCGAGTTCACGTCGCTCGAGGCGGACCAGATCGGCCAGTACCACGGCGGCATCAAGCAGGTTCGGCCCGTGACGATCGCGACCTACCAGATCGCCGGGATGGACCGCCACCGGTCGCTGTTCGACGACCGCGAGTGGGGACTGCTCGTCTTCGACGAGGTCCACCACGTCCCGAGCGACGTCTACTCGCGGAGCACCCGCCTCCAGTCGCGCCACCGCCTCGGGCTCTCGGCCAGCCCGATCCGGGAAGACGACCGCCAGGCCGAGATCTTCACGCTCGTCGGCCCGCCGATCGGCACCGACTGGGAGGCGCTGTTCGAGGCTGGCTTCGTCGCCGAACCCGAACTCGAGATCCGCTACGTCCCCTGGGGCGACGACGAGCAGCGAAACGCCTACGCCTCGGCGGAGGGCCGCGAGAAGTACCGGATCGCCGCCTCGAACCGGGGCAAAGTCGACGAGGTCCGCTACCTGCTCTCTGCACACCCGCAGTCGAAGGCGCTGATCTTCGTCGACTATCTCGAGCAGGGACGCGAACTCAGCGACGCGCTCGGCGTGCCGTTTCTGAGCGGCGAGACGCCCCACCACGAACGACGGCGACTGCTCGAGTCGTTCCGACGCGACGAGCGAGACCTGCTCGTCGTCTCTCGCGTCGGCGACGAGGGGATCGACCTGCCGACGGCGGATCTGGCGATCGTCGCCTCGGGACTCGGCGGGTCGCGTCGACAGGGAACCCAGCGGGCGGGACGGACGATGCGGCCGACCGGCGGCGCGCTGGTCTACGTGCTGGCGACGCGTGGCACGCGAGAGGAGGACTTCGCGCGGCGACAGCTCCAGCACCTCGGCCGGAAGGGGATGACCGTTCGAGAACGAACCGTCGAGCGGTAG
- a CDS encoding transcription initiation factor IIB, producing the protein MTQSITNHVEQESQAAETGRCPDCETDTIVHDPDRGERVCRECGLVLSEDPIDYGPEWRAFNAQEHKELSRVGAPLTQSMHDRGLTTTIDWRNRDANGHSMSADKHGQLHRLRVWQERIRTKNAGERNLKYALSEIDRMASALGVPTPVKETASVIYRQALEQDLIRGRSIEGVATSALYTACRKEGIPRSLEEVTAVARVDQREIGRTYRYVADELDINLEPTNPRQFVPRFCSELDVSKDVETTAVEIIDETTRQGLHSGKSPTGYAAAAIYAAGLLCEETVPQRAVAETAQTTVVTVRNRYREQLEAIDRSPAT; encoded by the coding sequence ATGACGCAGTCGATCACCAATCACGTCGAACAGGAATCACAGGCGGCCGAGACAGGTCGGTGTCCCGACTGCGAGACCGACACGATCGTCCACGATCCAGACCGCGGTGAACGGGTCTGTCGAGAGTGTGGGCTCGTCCTCAGCGAAGACCCGATCGACTACGGACCGGAGTGGCGGGCGTTCAACGCTCAGGAACACAAAGAGCTCTCGCGCGTCGGCGCCCCACTCACACAGTCGATGCACGACCGGGGACTGACGACGACGATCGACTGGCGAAACCGCGACGCCAACGGACACTCGATGTCTGCCGACAAACACGGCCAGCTTCACCGTCTTCGGGTCTGGCAGGAGCGAATTCGAACCAAAAACGCCGGCGAACGAAACCTGAAGTACGCGCTCTCGGAGATCGATCGAATGGCCAGCGCCCTCGGCGTTCCCACGCCAGTCAAAGAAACCGCGAGTGTCATCTACCGACAGGCTCTCGAGCAGGATCTCATTCGCGGCCGATCGATCGAAGGCGTCGCGACGAGTGCACTCTACACCGCCTGCAGGAAAGAGGGAATCCCACGCAGCCTGGAAGAAGTCACCGCCGTCGCTCGAGTCGACCAGCGCGAGATCGGCCGCACCTATCGCTACGTCGCCGACGAACTCGACATCAACCTCGAGCCGACCAACCCACGCCAGTTCGTCCCGCGATTCTGTTCGGAACTGGACGTGAGCAAAGACGTCGAGACGACCGCCGTCGAGATCATCGACGAGACCACTCGCCAGGGCCTCCACTCCGGAAAGTCACCGACTGGATACGCCGCTGCTGCTATCTACGCTGCAGGACTCCTCTGTGAGGAGACGGTCCCCCAGCGAGCGGTCGCCGAGACCGCACAGACGACCGTCGTCACCGTCAGAAACCGCTACCGCGAGCAACTCGAGGCGATCGACCGCTCGCCCGCTACATGA
- a CDS encoding DUF7344 domain-containing protein, translating to MSSIDTSLPEEITSVTEDEDDRLSKDVIFELLKNRRRREVLTYLLEAEDTVTLGELAEQIAAWENDTDVNALSSDQRKRVYVALYQTHLPKMDDAGIIEYDQDRGLISLSDNADLLMMYLDTDTHQTDRWDRWYALLSVVGVAAVTAAYLEVPPVSLVPTIAVAAAVVVAFLGLSIAHVFVNHRLQQTVNGKLSRIE from the coding sequence ATGTCGTCGATCGATACGTCGCTCCCGGAAGAGATCACGTCCGTCACCGAGGACGAGGACGATCGACTCTCGAAAGACGTCATCTTCGAACTTCTGAAAAACCGGCGGCGACGAGAAGTCCTCACGTACTTGCTCGAGGCGGAGGACACGGTGACGCTGGGAGAACTGGCCGAACAGATCGCCGCCTGGGAGAACGACACGGACGTCAACGCGTTGAGTTCCGATCAACGAAAGCGGGTGTACGTCGCTCTTTACCAGACGCATCTCCCCAAGATGGACGACGCGGGCATCATCGAGTACGACCAGGACCGCGGGCTGATTAGCCTCTCGGACAACGCGGACCTGCTGATGATGTACCTCGATACAGATACGCACCAGACGGACCGGTGGGATCGCTGGTACGCGCTGTTGAGCGTCGTCGGCGTGGCGGCCGTCACCGCGGCGTATCTCGAGGTTCCGCCGGTATCGCTCGTTCCCACGATCGCCGTGGCCGCCGCCGTCGTCGTCGCGTTTCTCGGCCTGTCGATCGCACACGTTTTCGTGAACCACCGGCTTCAACAGACCGTCAACGGGAAACTTTCGCGCATTGAATAG
- a CDS encoding glycosyltransferase family 4 protein has protein sequence MRIGFYHESAGTRHAGGIAVYTQHVAAELAKRHDVYVYTQAGDTAELLRRSDVEVVETPSFADRIPNGVTTILPVNTQDLAKVAMTVWSRRNGVVDHIEEHTDLVFTFQFLDDLLLSNLVDVPTVYGFHSLASVGLGARLRERFSQTDLIIANSHDTARQVSDEFGYEVDDVVYPGVDVDRFQPDVSPAFSSEVPVILYVGRFVDRKGIDDLLEAFSRLDEPAELRLVGRGDTDAIRERCRELDVGESVTVDGEVPHLELPGYYVAADVFCLPSYTESFGMVNLEAMACGTPVVTSDLEAIEAYVTDGDEGLLISPGDSDALAAALSRLVTAPTRREAMGKRARERTRSFSWEAQGKRLEAFCADVLGESLERARRGRPTQLQYP, from the coding sequence ATGCGAATCGGGTTCTATCACGAGTCTGCGGGGACGCGGCACGCGGGTGGGATCGCCGTCTACACCCAGCACGTGGCCGCCGAACTCGCGAAGCGCCACGACGTGTACGTGTACACGCAGGCGGGTGACACGGCGGAACTGTTACGACGATCGGACGTGGAGGTGGTCGAAACGCCGTCGTTTGCTGATCGAATCCCGAACGGCGTCACGACGATCCTCCCGGTGAACACGCAAGATCTGGCGAAAGTGGCGATGACCGTCTGGTCGCGTCGCAACGGCGTCGTCGACCACATCGAAGAGCACACCGATCTCGTGTTCACGTTTCAGTTCCTCGACGATCTGCTACTGTCGAATCTCGTCGACGTGCCCACAGTGTACGGCTTTCACAGCCTGGCGAGCGTCGGACTCGGCGCACGGTTGCGCGAACGCTTTTCGCAGACCGACCTGATCATCGCCAACTCCCACGACACCGCACGCCAGGTGAGCGACGAGTTCGGCTACGAGGTCGACGACGTGGTGTATCCGGGCGTCGACGTGGACCGGTTCCAACCGGACGTTTCCCCCGCGTTCTCGAGTGAGGTCCCCGTGATCCTGTACGTCGGCCGGTTCGTCGACCGGAAGGGGATCGACGACCTGCTCGAGGCGTTCAGCAGACTCGACGAGCCAGCCGAGTTACGGCTCGTCGGGCGGGGAGACACCGATGCGATTCGGGAACGGTGTCGAGAACTCGACGTCGGCGAGTCGGTGACGGTAGACGGCGAGGTCCCCCACCTCGAGTTACCGGGGTACTACGTCGCCGCCGACGTCTTCTGTCTCCCGTCGTACACGGAAAGTTTCGGGATGGTCAACCTCGAGGCGATGGCCTGTGGGACGCCCGTGGTGACGAGCGACCTCGAGGCGATCGAGGCGTACGTGACGGACGGAGACGAGGGGCTGTTGATCTCACCCGGCGATTCCGACGCGCTCGCCGCCGCGCTCTCGAGGCTCGTCACCGCACCTACTCGTCGCGAGGCGATGGGCAAACGGGCACGCGAGCGGACGCGATCGTTCTCCTGGGAGGCACAGGGGAAGCGCCTGGAGGCGTTCTGTGCTGACGTTCTCGGCGAGTCACTAGAACGGGCGCGTCGCGGACGGCCGACGCAACTCCAGTATCCCTGA
- a CDS encoding flippase: MATDSSSKLSSLRSVADGATLHYVGTVVVNAVGFLLNLALTRTLGASVYGIYAYGTLVISSALTFANLGSDVSTTRYLSANRNDQAYQNRVLGLSYLTTAVVSLLAATALYLAAPAINAYTLEEPLFTPALRIFAIALPFQALTRVVSSTFRGLERAVGKTVVLVLGPVLRLLVVVSAILVGYSLLGVAAAYAVACLLAFLAALSYALARTDLRPEWDLRREEVTAFYDYSAPLTLSKAASFLFKRVDVLMVGIFLASASVGVYNVAVLLATVIAMPLGGINQLFPPVASRLHANGDRDELEDVYATVTRWSITASLLLALPLFVYRAEVLSLFGPEFVVGTGVVALFIAGQLFNAAAGPANDLLTMTDHQYLVMANHFCFGVVNVVLNYLFILEFGLIGAALATAGVLASLNVVRVVEVWYLEGLFAYSTALWKPLAAATVAATTMVVLGLYLDGYVLFVVGSAAGALAFLASLYQFGLAQRDVELAGDYLELMS; this comes from the coding sequence ATGGCAACGGACAGTTCGTCGAAACTCTCCTCTCTCAGGTCCGTCGCCGACGGGGCGACGCTTCACTACGTCGGCACTGTCGTCGTCAACGCCGTCGGCTTCCTGTTGAACCTCGCGCTGACGAGAACACTCGGTGCCAGCGTCTACGGCATCTACGCCTACGGGACGCTGGTGATCTCCTCGGCGCTTACGTTCGCGAACCTCGGTTCCGACGTCTCGACGACGCGGTACCTGTCGGCGAACCGTAACGATCAGGCCTACCAGAACCGCGTTCTCGGCCTCTCGTATCTCACGACGGCCGTCGTCAGCCTGCTCGCTGCGACCGCCCTCTACCTCGCCGCGCCGGCGATCAACGCCTACACGCTCGAGGAGCCGCTGTTTACGCCCGCGTTGCGAATTTTCGCGATCGCGCTCCCGTTTCAGGCACTAACTCGCGTCGTCTCGAGTACGTTCCGGGGCCTCGAGCGGGCGGTCGGGAAGACCGTCGTCCTGGTGCTCGGACCCGTCCTCCGGTTGCTCGTCGTCGTCTCTGCGATACTCGTGGGCTACTCGTTGCTCGGCGTCGCGGCCGCCTACGCCGTCGCCTGCCTGCTGGCGTTTCTGGCTGCACTCTCGTATGCGCTGGCGAGAACCGACCTCCGTCCCGAGTGGGACCTCCGCCGCGAGGAGGTGACGGCATTTTACGACTACTCGGCCCCGCTGACGCTGTCGAAGGCCGCCTCGTTCCTGTTCAAACGCGTCGACGTGCTGATGGTCGGGATCTTCCTCGCCTCCGCGAGCGTCGGCGTCTACAACGTCGCCGTCTTGCTCGCGACGGTTATCGCGATGCCACTCGGCGGGATCAACCAGCTGTTTCCCCCGGTCGCCTCCCGACTCCACGCCAACGGCGACCGCGACGAACTCGAGGACGTCTACGCGACGGTGACGCGGTGGTCGATCACGGCCTCGCTGCTGCTCGCACTGCCGCTTTTCGTCTACCGGGCAGAGGTGCTCTCGCTGTTCGGCCCGGAGTTCGTCGTCGGAACGGGCGTCGTCGCGCTGTTCATCGCCGGCCAGCTGTTCAACGCCGCTGCTGGCCCGGCGAACGACCTCCTGACGATGACCGACCACCAGTACCTCGTCATGGCGAATCACTTCTGTTTCGGCGTCGTGAACGTCGTCCTGAACTACCTCTTCATTCTCGAGTTCGGGCTGATCGGCGCGGCACTCGCGACTGCCGGCGTGCTGGCGTCGCTGAACGTCGTCCGTGTCGTCGAGGTCTGGTACCTCGAGGGCCTGTTCGCCTACTCGACGGCCCTCTGGAAGCCGCTGGCCGCCGCCACGGTCGCCGCCACCACGATGGTCGTTCTGGGGCTGTACCTCGACGGATACGTACTGTTCGTCGTCGGCAGCGCTGCCGGTGCGCTCGCGTTTCTCGCCAGCCTCTACCAGTTCGGGCTCGCACAACGGGACGTCGAACTTGCGGGCGACTACCTCGAGTTGATGTCGTAA